Proteins from one Oncorhynchus gorbuscha isolate QuinsamMale2020 ecotype Even-year linkage group LG18, OgorEven_v1.0, whole genome shotgun sequence genomic window:
- the LOC124003319 gene encoding sodium- and chloride-dependent GABA transporter 2-like isoform X1 has protein sequence MKQVFLNGEVDYYNRLQNYNFILKQEMGLVHPVPVPSTQTRGQWSSKLEFLLAVAGQIIGLGNVWRFPYLCYKNGGGVFFIPYVLFLFTCGIPLFLLETSLGQYTTQGSITCWRKICPLFEGLGYGSQVVVLYSSIYYIIILAWAFFYLFSSFSSELPWASCRNSWNTATCMEFDRRVVGHLNWTVAGNATSPVREFWERRVLSLTDSPNKLGSVRWELALCLLLSWILCYFCVWKGVKSTGKVVYFTATFPYLMLVVLLVRGLTLPGAIDGIKFYLYPDPARLTDPQVWMDAGTQIFYSYAICIGCLTALGSYNKYDNNCYKDCVYLCLLNSGTSFVAGFAIFSVLGFMAYEQGTDISTVAESGPGLAFIAYPRAVAMMPLPQLWAIFFFIMIILLGLDSEFVGLEALMTAISDMYPSFFLVGHRRKILLIIISVGSFFIGLVMVTEGGLYIFQLFDSYACSGMTLLLFAILQSVCISWVYGADRLYDNIEDMIGYRPLPIIKYCLKYVTPVICTATFLFSLIKFTPLTFNNTFQYPWWGSAVGLWFTLSSTLMVPLWMVYIVSVTPGTLRQRLSILTTPSEDLPMTKAQKNSLLAKQSEHDRPLGDTEIPAWGHNLLYRDTGPL, from the exons ATGAAACAAGTATTCCTTAATGGAGAAGTAGACTACTACAACAGACTTCAGAACTACAACTTCATCCTTAag CAGGAGATGGGTCTGGTCCATCCTGTCCCTGTGCCAAGCACCCAGACCAGGGGTCAGTGGTCAAGCAAGCTGGAGTTCCTCCTGGCTGTGGCCGGACAGATCATAGGCTTGGGGAATGTATGGAGGTTCCCATATCTGTGCTACAAAAATGGAGGAG GGGTGTTCTTCATCCCTTATGTGCTCTTTCTGTTCACCTGTGGCATTCCACTCTTTCTCCTGGAGACCTCCTTGGGCCAGTACACCACGCAGGGCAGCATCACCTGCTGGAGGAAGATCTGCCCCCTGTTTGAAG GACTGGGTTATGGTAGTCAGGTGGTAGTTCTATATTCCAGCATCTATTACATCATCATTCTAGCCTGGGCCTTCTTCTACCTCTTCTCCTCATTCAGCTCTGAGCTCCCCTGGgccagttgtagaaacagctgGAACACAG CAACCTGCATGGAGTTTGACAGAAGAGTAGTGGGACATCTAAATTGGACAGTAGCAGGGAACGCAACATCGCCAGTGAGAGAGTTCTGGGA GAGAAGAGTTTTGAGTCTCACAGACAGTCCAAACAAGCTAGGCAGTGTTCGCTGGGAGCTGGCTCTGTGTCTTCTACTGTCATGGATTCTCTGTTACTTCTGTGTCTGGAAAGGAGTGAAGTCTACTGGGAAG GTGGTCTACTTCACTGCCACCTTCCCCTATCTGATGCTGGTGGTGTTGCTGGTCCGTGGACTCACACTGCCGGGGGCAATAGATGGTATCAAGTTCTACCTTTACCCAGATCCAGCCCGCCTCACTGACCCACAG GTGTGGATGGATGCTGGAACACAAATCTTCTATTCCTATGCTATCTGCATCGGCTGTCTGACTGCTCTTGGCAGCTACAACAAGTATGACAACAACTGTTACAA GGACTGTGTGTACCTGTGCCTTTTGAACAGTGGAACCAGCTTTGTGGCCGGTTTTGCGATCTTCTCTGTTCTGGGCTTCATGGCTTATGAACAAGGGACAGACATCTCAACAGTGGCCGAATCAG GTCCTGGCCTGGCATTCATCGCCTACCCTCGTGCCGTGGCCATGATGCCATTACCACAGCTTTGGGccatcttcttcttcatcatGATAATCCTACTGGGTTTAGACAGTGAG TTTGTAGGTCTGGAGGCTTTGATGACAGCTATCTCAGACATGTATCCCTCCTTCTTCCTGGTTGGCCATCGGCGTAaaatcctcctcatcatcatcagtgTGGGTAGCTTCTTCATCGGCCTGGTCATGGTcacagag GGAGGCCTGTATATCTTCCAGCTGTTTGATTCCTATGCCTGCAGTGGGATGACTCTGCTTCTCTTCGCTATACTACAGTCAGTGTGTATCAGCTGGGTTTATG GTGCAGACCGTCTGTACGATAATATAGAAGACATGATCGGTTATCGACCATTACCCATCATTAAGTACTGTTTGAAGTATGTCACTCCAGTCATCTGCACT GCTACATTTCTTTTCTCCTTGATAAAGTTTACTCCGCTGACGTTCAACAACACCTTTCAGTATCCTTGGTGGGGTTCCGCCGTTGGCTTGtggttcactctctcctccaccctcatgGTTCCTCTATGGATGGTTTACATCGTGAGCGTCACTCCTGGTACACTGCGACAG AGACTGTCCATCCTCACCACGCCGTCAGAGGATCTCCCCATGACCAAGGCCCAGAAGAATTCCCTCCTGGCCAAGCAGTCAGAGCACGACAGACCACTGGGGGACACGGAGATACCAGCCTGGGGCCACAACCTCCTATACAGAGACACTGGCCCCCTGTAG
- the LOC124003319 gene encoding sodium- and chloride-dependent GABA transporter 2-like isoform X5, whose amino-acid sequence MKQVFLNGEVDYYNRLQNYNFILKQEMGLVHPVPVPSTQTRGQWSSKLEFLLAVAGQIIGLGNVWRFPYLCYKNGGGVFFIPYVLFLFTCGIPLFLLETSLGQYTTQGSITCWRKICPLFEGLGYGSQVVVLYSSIYYIIILAWAFFYLFSSFSSELPWASCRNSWNTATCMEFDRRVVGHLNWTVAGNATSPVREFWERRVLSLTDSPNKLGSVRWELALCLLLSWILCYFCVWKGVKSTGKVVYFTATFPYLMLVVLLVRGLTLPGAIDGIKFYLYPDPARLTDPQVWMDAGTQIFYSYAICIGCLTALGSYNKYDNNCYKDCVYLCLLNSGTSFVAGFAIFSVLGFMAYEQGTDISTVAESGPGLAFIAYPRAVAMMPLPQLWAIFFFIMIILLGLDSEFVGLEALMTAISDMYPSFFLVGHRRKILLIIISVGSFFIGLVMVTEGGLYIFQLFDSYACSGMTLLLFAILQSVCISWVYGADRLYDNIEDMIGYRPLPIIKYCLKYVTPVICTNSSEDITTMK is encoded by the exons ATGAAACAAGTATTCCTTAATGGAGAAGTAGACTACTACAACAGACTTCAGAACTACAACTTCATCCTTAag CAGGAGATGGGTCTGGTCCATCCTGTCCCTGTGCCAAGCACCCAGACCAGGGGTCAGTGGTCAAGCAAGCTGGAGTTCCTCCTGGCTGTGGCCGGACAGATCATAGGCTTGGGGAATGTATGGAGGTTCCCATATCTGTGCTACAAAAATGGAGGAG GGGTGTTCTTCATCCCTTATGTGCTCTTTCTGTTCACCTGTGGCATTCCACTCTTTCTCCTGGAGACCTCCTTGGGCCAGTACACCACGCAGGGCAGCATCACCTGCTGGAGGAAGATCTGCCCCCTGTTTGAAG GACTGGGTTATGGTAGTCAGGTGGTAGTTCTATATTCCAGCATCTATTACATCATCATTCTAGCCTGGGCCTTCTTCTACCTCTTCTCCTCATTCAGCTCTGAGCTCCCCTGGgccagttgtagaaacagctgGAACACAG CAACCTGCATGGAGTTTGACAGAAGAGTAGTGGGACATCTAAATTGGACAGTAGCAGGGAACGCAACATCGCCAGTGAGAGAGTTCTGGGA GAGAAGAGTTTTGAGTCTCACAGACAGTCCAAACAAGCTAGGCAGTGTTCGCTGGGAGCTGGCTCTGTGTCTTCTACTGTCATGGATTCTCTGTTACTTCTGTGTCTGGAAAGGAGTGAAGTCTACTGGGAAG GTGGTCTACTTCACTGCCACCTTCCCCTATCTGATGCTGGTGGTGTTGCTGGTCCGTGGACTCACACTGCCGGGGGCAATAGATGGTATCAAGTTCTACCTTTACCCAGATCCAGCCCGCCTCACTGACCCACAG GTGTGGATGGATGCTGGAACACAAATCTTCTATTCCTATGCTATCTGCATCGGCTGTCTGACTGCTCTTGGCAGCTACAACAAGTATGACAACAACTGTTACAA GGACTGTGTGTACCTGTGCCTTTTGAACAGTGGAACCAGCTTTGTGGCCGGTTTTGCGATCTTCTCTGTTCTGGGCTTCATGGCTTATGAACAAGGGACAGACATCTCAACAGTGGCCGAATCAG GTCCTGGCCTGGCATTCATCGCCTACCCTCGTGCCGTGGCCATGATGCCATTACCACAGCTTTGGGccatcttcttcttcatcatGATAATCCTACTGGGTTTAGACAGTGAG TTTGTAGGTCTGGAGGCTTTGATGACAGCTATCTCAGACATGTATCCCTCCTTCTTCCTGGTTGGCCATCGGCGTAaaatcctcctcatcatcatcagtgTGGGTAGCTTCTTCATCGGCCTGGTCATGGTcacagag GGAGGCCTGTATATCTTCCAGCTGTTTGATTCCTATGCCTGCAGTGGGATGACTCTGCTTCTCTTCGCTATACTACAGTCAGTGTGTATCAGCTGGGTTTATG GTGCAGACCGTCTGTACGATAATATAGAAGACATGATCGGTTATCGACCATTACCCATCATTAAGTACTGTTTGAAGTATGTCACTCCAGTCATCTGCACT aatagtagtgaagacatcacaactatgaaataa
- the LOC124003319 gene encoding sodium- and chloride-dependent GABA transporter 2-like isoform X3: MEKHNDPNLRFNMLSQQEMGLVHPVPVPSTQTRGQWSSKLEFLLAVAGQIIGLGNVWRFPYLCYKNGGGVFFIPYVLFLFTCGIPLFLLETSLGQYTTQGSITCWRKICPLFEGLGYGSQVVVLYSSIYYIIILAWAFFYLFSSFSSELPWASCRNSWNTATCMEFDRRVVGHLNWTVAGNATSPVREFWERRVLSLTDSPNKLGSVRWELALCLLLSWILCYFCVWKGVKSTGKVVYFTATFPYLMLVVLLVRGLTLPGAIDGIKFYLYPDPARLTDPQVWMDAGTQIFYSYAICIGCLTALGSYNKYDNNCYKDCVYLCLLNSGTSFVAGFAIFSVLGFMAYEQGTDISTVAESGPGLAFIAYPRAVAMMPLPQLWAIFFFIMIILLGLDSEFVGLEALMTAISDMYPSFFLVGHRRKILLIIISVGSFFIGLVMVTEGGLYIFQLFDSYACSGMTLLLFAILQSVCISWVYGADRLYDNIEDMIGYRPLPIIKYCLKYVTPVICTATFLFSLIKFTPLTFNNTFQYPWWGSAVGLWFTLSSTLMVPLWMVYIVSVTPGTLRQRLSILTTPSEDLPMTKAQKNSLLAKQSEHDRPLGDTEIPAWGHNLLYRDTGPL; the protein is encoded by the exons atGGAAAAGCATAATGATCCCAATTTGAGGTTTAATATGCTTTCCCAGCAGGAGATGGGTCTGGTCCATCCTGTCCCTGTGCCAAGCACCCAGACCAGGGGTCAGTGGTCAAGCAAGCTGGAGTTCCTCCTGGCTGTGGCCGGACAGATCATAGGCTTGGGGAATGTATGGAGGTTCCCATATCTGTGCTACAAAAATGGAGGAG GGGTGTTCTTCATCCCTTATGTGCTCTTTCTGTTCACCTGTGGCATTCCACTCTTTCTCCTGGAGACCTCCTTGGGCCAGTACACCACGCAGGGCAGCATCACCTGCTGGAGGAAGATCTGCCCCCTGTTTGAAG GACTGGGTTATGGTAGTCAGGTGGTAGTTCTATATTCCAGCATCTATTACATCATCATTCTAGCCTGGGCCTTCTTCTACCTCTTCTCCTCATTCAGCTCTGAGCTCCCCTGGgccagttgtagaaacagctgGAACACAG CAACCTGCATGGAGTTTGACAGAAGAGTAGTGGGACATCTAAATTGGACAGTAGCAGGGAACGCAACATCGCCAGTGAGAGAGTTCTGGGA GAGAAGAGTTTTGAGTCTCACAGACAGTCCAAACAAGCTAGGCAGTGTTCGCTGGGAGCTGGCTCTGTGTCTTCTACTGTCATGGATTCTCTGTTACTTCTGTGTCTGGAAAGGAGTGAAGTCTACTGGGAAG GTGGTCTACTTCACTGCCACCTTCCCCTATCTGATGCTGGTGGTGTTGCTGGTCCGTGGACTCACACTGCCGGGGGCAATAGATGGTATCAAGTTCTACCTTTACCCAGATCCAGCCCGCCTCACTGACCCACAG GTGTGGATGGATGCTGGAACACAAATCTTCTATTCCTATGCTATCTGCATCGGCTGTCTGACTGCTCTTGGCAGCTACAACAAGTATGACAACAACTGTTACAA GGACTGTGTGTACCTGTGCCTTTTGAACAGTGGAACCAGCTTTGTGGCCGGTTTTGCGATCTTCTCTGTTCTGGGCTTCATGGCTTATGAACAAGGGACAGACATCTCAACAGTGGCCGAATCAG GTCCTGGCCTGGCATTCATCGCCTACCCTCGTGCCGTGGCCATGATGCCATTACCACAGCTTTGGGccatcttcttcttcatcatGATAATCCTACTGGGTTTAGACAGTGAG TTTGTAGGTCTGGAGGCTTTGATGACAGCTATCTCAGACATGTATCCCTCCTTCTTCCTGGTTGGCCATCGGCGTAaaatcctcctcatcatcatcagtgTGGGTAGCTTCTTCATCGGCCTGGTCATGGTcacagag GGAGGCCTGTATATCTTCCAGCTGTTTGATTCCTATGCCTGCAGTGGGATGACTCTGCTTCTCTTCGCTATACTACAGTCAGTGTGTATCAGCTGGGTTTATG GTGCAGACCGTCTGTACGATAATATAGAAGACATGATCGGTTATCGACCATTACCCATCATTAAGTACTGTTTGAAGTATGTCACTCCAGTCATCTGCACT GCTACATTTCTTTTCTCCTTGATAAAGTTTACTCCGCTGACGTTCAACAACACCTTTCAGTATCCTTGGTGGGGTTCCGCCGTTGGCTTGtggttcactctctcctccaccctcatgGTTCCTCTATGGATGGTTTACATCGTGAGCGTCACTCCTGGTACACTGCGACAG AGACTGTCCATCCTCACCACGCCGTCAGAGGATCTCCCCATGACCAAGGCCCAGAAGAATTCCCTCCTGGCCAAGCAGTCAGAGCACGACAGACCACTGGGGGACACGGAGATACCAGCCTGGGGCCACAACCTCCTATACAGAGACACTGGCCCCCTGTAG
- the LOC124003319 gene encoding sodium- and chloride-dependent GABA transporter 2-like isoform X4 — protein sequence MYGGSHICATKMEETSLGQYTTQGSITCWRKICPLFEGLGYGSQVVVLYSSIYYIIILAWAFFYLFSSFSSELPWASCRNSWNTATCMEFDRRVVGHLNWTVAGNATSPVREFWERRVLSLTDSPNKLGSVRWELALCLLLSWILCYFCVWKGVKSTGKVVYFTATFPYLMLVVLLVRGLTLPGAIDGIKFYLYPDPARLTDPQVWMDAGTQIFYSYAICIGCLTALGSYNKYDNNCYKDCVYLCLLNSGTSFVAGFAIFSVLGFMAYEQGTDISTVAESGPGLAFIAYPRAVAMMPLPQLWAIFFFIMIILLGLDSEFVGLEALMTAISDMYPSFFLVGHRRKILLIIISVGSFFIGLVMVTEGGLYIFQLFDSYACSGMTLLLFAILQSVCISWVYGADRLYDNIEDMIGYRPLPIIKYCLKYVTPVICTATFLFSLIKFTPLTFNNTFQYPWWGSAVGLWFTLSSTLMVPLWMVYIVSVTPGTLRQRLSILTTPSEDLPMTKAQKNSLLAKQSEHDRPLGDTEIPAWGHNLLYRDTGPL from the exons ATGTATGGAGGTTCCCATATCTGTGCTACAAAAATGGAGGAG ACCTCCTTGGGCCAGTACACCACGCAGGGCAGCATCACCTGCTGGAGGAAGATCTGCCCCCTGTTTGAAG GACTGGGTTATGGTAGTCAGGTGGTAGTTCTATATTCCAGCATCTATTACATCATCATTCTAGCCTGGGCCTTCTTCTACCTCTTCTCCTCATTCAGCTCTGAGCTCCCCTGGgccagttgtagaaacagctgGAACACAG CAACCTGCATGGAGTTTGACAGAAGAGTAGTGGGACATCTAAATTGGACAGTAGCAGGGAACGCAACATCGCCAGTGAGAGAGTTCTGGGA GAGAAGAGTTTTGAGTCTCACAGACAGTCCAAACAAGCTAGGCAGTGTTCGCTGGGAGCTGGCTCTGTGTCTTCTACTGTCATGGATTCTCTGTTACTTCTGTGTCTGGAAAGGAGTGAAGTCTACTGGGAAG GTGGTCTACTTCACTGCCACCTTCCCCTATCTGATGCTGGTGGTGTTGCTGGTCCGTGGACTCACACTGCCGGGGGCAATAGATGGTATCAAGTTCTACCTTTACCCAGATCCAGCCCGCCTCACTGACCCACAG GTGTGGATGGATGCTGGAACACAAATCTTCTATTCCTATGCTATCTGCATCGGCTGTCTGACTGCTCTTGGCAGCTACAACAAGTATGACAACAACTGTTACAA GGACTGTGTGTACCTGTGCCTTTTGAACAGTGGAACCAGCTTTGTGGCCGGTTTTGCGATCTTCTCTGTTCTGGGCTTCATGGCTTATGAACAAGGGACAGACATCTCAACAGTGGCCGAATCAG GTCCTGGCCTGGCATTCATCGCCTACCCTCGTGCCGTGGCCATGATGCCATTACCACAGCTTTGGGccatcttcttcttcatcatGATAATCCTACTGGGTTTAGACAGTGAG TTTGTAGGTCTGGAGGCTTTGATGACAGCTATCTCAGACATGTATCCCTCCTTCTTCCTGGTTGGCCATCGGCGTAaaatcctcctcatcatcatcagtgTGGGTAGCTTCTTCATCGGCCTGGTCATGGTcacagag GGAGGCCTGTATATCTTCCAGCTGTTTGATTCCTATGCCTGCAGTGGGATGACTCTGCTTCTCTTCGCTATACTACAGTCAGTGTGTATCAGCTGGGTTTATG GTGCAGACCGTCTGTACGATAATATAGAAGACATGATCGGTTATCGACCATTACCCATCATTAAGTACTGTTTGAAGTATGTCACTCCAGTCATCTGCACT GCTACATTTCTTTTCTCCTTGATAAAGTTTACTCCGCTGACGTTCAACAACACCTTTCAGTATCCTTGGTGGGGTTCCGCCGTTGGCTTGtggttcactctctcctccaccctcatgGTTCCTCTATGGATGGTTTACATCGTGAGCGTCACTCCTGGTACACTGCGACAG AGACTGTCCATCCTCACCACGCCGTCAGAGGATCTCCCCATGACCAAGGCCCAGAAGAATTCCCTCCTGGCCAAGCAGTCAGAGCACGACAGACCACTGGGGGACACGGAGATACCAGCCTGGGGCCACAACCTCCTATACAGAGACACTGGCCCCCTGTAG
- the LOC124003319 gene encoding sodium- and chloride-dependent GABA transporter 2-like isoform X2 codes for MKQVFLNGEVDYYNRLQNYNFILKEMGLVHPVPVPSTQTRGQWSSKLEFLLAVAGQIIGLGNVWRFPYLCYKNGGGVFFIPYVLFLFTCGIPLFLLETSLGQYTTQGSITCWRKICPLFEGLGYGSQVVVLYSSIYYIIILAWAFFYLFSSFSSELPWASCRNSWNTATCMEFDRRVVGHLNWTVAGNATSPVREFWERRVLSLTDSPNKLGSVRWELALCLLLSWILCYFCVWKGVKSTGKVVYFTATFPYLMLVVLLVRGLTLPGAIDGIKFYLYPDPARLTDPQVWMDAGTQIFYSYAICIGCLTALGSYNKYDNNCYKDCVYLCLLNSGTSFVAGFAIFSVLGFMAYEQGTDISTVAESGPGLAFIAYPRAVAMMPLPQLWAIFFFIMIILLGLDSEFVGLEALMTAISDMYPSFFLVGHRRKILLIIISVGSFFIGLVMVTEGGLYIFQLFDSYACSGMTLLLFAILQSVCISWVYGADRLYDNIEDMIGYRPLPIIKYCLKYVTPVICTATFLFSLIKFTPLTFNNTFQYPWWGSAVGLWFTLSSTLMVPLWMVYIVSVTPGTLRQRLSILTTPSEDLPMTKAQKNSLLAKQSEHDRPLGDTEIPAWGHNLLYRDTGPL; via the exons ATGAAACAAGTATTCCTTAATGGAGAAGTAGACTACTACAACAGACTTCAGAACTACAACTTCATCCTTAag GAGATGGGTCTGGTCCATCCTGTCCCTGTGCCAAGCACCCAGACCAGGGGTCAGTGGTCAAGCAAGCTGGAGTTCCTCCTGGCTGTGGCCGGACAGATCATAGGCTTGGGGAATGTATGGAGGTTCCCATATCTGTGCTACAAAAATGGAGGAG GGGTGTTCTTCATCCCTTATGTGCTCTTTCTGTTCACCTGTGGCATTCCACTCTTTCTCCTGGAGACCTCCTTGGGCCAGTACACCACGCAGGGCAGCATCACCTGCTGGAGGAAGATCTGCCCCCTGTTTGAAG GACTGGGTTATGGTAGTCAGGTGGTAGTTCTATATTCCAGCATCTATTACATCATCATTCTAGCCTGGGCCTTCTTCTACCTCTTCTCCTCATTCAGCTCTGAGCTCCCCTGGgccagttgtagaaacagctgGAACACAG CAACCTGCATGGAGTTTGACAGAAGAGTAGTGGGACATCTAAATTGGACAGTAGCAGGGAACGCAACATCGCCAGTGAGAGAGTTCTGGGA GAGAAGAGTTTTGAGTCTCACAGACAGTCCAAACAAGCTAGGCAGTGTTCGCTGGGAGCTGGCTCTGTGTCTTCTACTGTCATGGATTCTCTGTTACTTCTGTGTCTGGAAAGGAGTGAAGTCTACTGGGAAG GTGGTCTACTTCACTGCCACCTTCCCCTATCTGATGCTGGTGGTGTTGCTGGTCCGTGGACTCACACTGCCGGGGGCAATAGATGGTATCAAGTTCTACCTTTACCCAGATCCAGCCCGCCTCACTGACCCACAG GTGTGGATGGATGCTGGAACACAAATCTTCTATTCCTATGCTATCTGCATCGGCTGTCTGACTGCTCTTGGCAGCTACAACAAGTATGACAACAACTGTTACAA GGACTGTGTGTACCTGTGCCTTTTGAACAGTGGAACCAGCTTTGTGGCCGGTTTTGCGATCTTCTCTGTTCTGGGCTTCATGGCTTATGAACAAGGGACAGACATCTCAACAGTGGCCGAATCAG GTCCTGGCCTGGCATTCATCGCCTACCCTCGTGCCGTGGCCATGATGCCATTACCACAGCTTTGGGccatcttcttcttcatcatGATAATCCTACTGGGTTTAGACAGTGAG TTTGTAGGTCTGGAGGCTTTGATGACAGCTATCTCAGACATGTATCCCTCCTTCTTCCTGGTTGGCCATCGGCGTAaaatcctcctcatcatcatcagtgTGGGTAGCTTCTTCATCGGCCTGGTCATGGTcacagag GGAGGCCTGTATATCTTCCAGCTGTTTGATTCCTATGCCTGCAGTGGGATGACTCTGCTTCTCTTCGCTATACTACAGTCAGTGTGTATCAGCTGGGTTTATG GTGCAGACCGTCTGTACGATAATATAGAAGACATGATCGGTTATCGACCATTACCCATCATTAAGTACTGTTTGAAGTATGTCACTCCAGTCATCTGCACT GCTACATTTCTTTTCTCCTTGATAAAGTTTACTCCGCTGACGTTCAACAACACCTTTCAGTATCCTTGGTGGGGTTCCGCCGTTGGCTTGtggttcactctctcctccaccctcatgGTTCCTCTATGGATGGTTTACATCGTGAGCGTCACTCCTGGTACACTGCGACAG AGACTGTCCATCCTCACCACGCCGTCAGAGGATCTCCCCATGACCAAGGCCCAGAAGAATTCCCTCCTGGCCAAGCAGTCAGAGCACGACAGACCACTGGGGGACACGGAGATACCAGCCTGGGGCCACAACCTCCTATACAGAGACACTGGCCCCCTGTAG